The following DNA comes from Cheilinus undulatus linkage group 4, ASM1832078v1, whole genome shotgun sequence.
TGTTTCTTTTAAGTGAGCGTGCCTCTACTCTCCAACATCACCCGTGAACTTTTAGATCCTAATCTAAACTGTTAGGAGGAGCAGTGAGAAACTGTGAAACTAGTTCACAGTTCCAGCATTCATGAAGTCCACCAGTACCCTTATCCTCAAAACCTAACCACAGTGAACActtctcttattttttaaatactgatCCTCAGTAGTGGTACAGCTGCTTTTACCAGACCAAAGCTTTCAGCTGCACAGGAGGGAATATGCAGGCAAATGTTAAAAGGCAGAGAGGtatgaagaaacaaaaaaacatggaatGCAAACATTTCCCATTCACAAAGTTTGGGAGACTTTTGTGTGAGCAAACATTACGTGCATCCGGGAGTCTGAAAGAAAAGTCTGACCTCCCACtgaaatctctctctctctttctctcaggaAGGTTCATAGTCTTCGTCATTCAGGCATTTCCTTTTTATTGACATCCACCCAAGGCACAGAGGCAAACAGAGAAGATATGTTGTGAAATTCTTCCTCTTTTGGCCTCATCTCTCCACCCATTCACTCAATCTCTGGAGCCAGAATATCCAAAAAGGGACGGGTGATTAGTTTCCATTTCAAAGACAGTCACCACAGCTCAAGGTTCTGTCCTCTTTTCCTCTTCACACTGTCTCTCCTCGCTTCTTTCCTTGCTCCCGCTTCCTGCTGTTTCTCCTCCTACCACCAGGTGAAGAAGGGTCTTCTGCTCTGGAAACTCTGTGTGTAAGACTCGCTGTTGGCTCTCTGAGGTGCTCTGGCTGTTTCCACGATAACTGGGGGCATCTGGACCAACTGCAGGGGGGTTTTAGCGTCCTTCAGGGCTTGGCACAAGTTCAGGATCttccacaaaataaaaagagaattaGAACATTGAatcaaaaaaacatcaaaaatcacTTTCCATGTTACCGCGCATCTTAGCAAGTAAGCGTCAGATTTCCCTTTGTATCGCTCAGCATCAGATGCTCGCTGTTCATACCGTAAATATTTACATGTCTCGCTCAGTATATTTCAGCTCTCCCTTCTCTTCTAGCTCTCTATTACAAAGGTAGGGAAACAAATGTGAGGTTCTTTTTAATGACAAGGCTTTAAAGGCAGAGAACTAAATAGTTTTGCCTCTGTGTTAACACGAGTCAAAGCACAAAATTTCAATCACAGATATGGGTATTACCTTTTATCTACTTTGAAAAACCAGCTGAAAAGCTATATTTCCTATGGCTACTCCCACAGACCATTTATGTGAGAcaccgtatatctcagaaaggaagtgtcGTAATTTGCTAGTACAATGTATTGCTAGTTTTagaactttttttatttttttttaaattattcaacTTTTGCTATAAACAAAGTCTGTCAGTTACGTTAATGAAATAACCAAAGAATTAACCACAGAGGTCTGATTAGATAATGTACAGGCCTGTTTTAGAAGCAGTTACACGAACAGAGgttcactttagcttcattagatttagctaaagctaacatagtgaCACATAATTATCGTTGCTACAAATGTAACTAAAGCAAACGTAGCTACGTAGAAAAGATACCTACGTAGTCTATATAGCTAgtttgtgagctaagctttacctatgtttgctacatagcaatgttagctatgtagttccattatctatagctaagttagcattagaaatgtgagatttagcaaacatagctaaagctaagttagctacgCACATAATACAGATGCGTAGCTTACGTagatgctttgtgagcttagctttagctatacaccgctttccacattattaagcaaattacatttttctcttattttccaaaatatttatgcaaatgatagagtatttttcaagtcatcagccattagagcataattcaaatgtttctgaacaaacttcatcatgataaccattattttttaaaaatgaaaaccccaaaatgcacttttccgccacctccttgctgatgtcacagccttattgggacatggtggccatccaccaaccatccactactcctccatctggaccatccagggttgcacagcactcatcagtaaaaaaaaagactgttagaaaatgagtcttcatgtatttctgggcccacttcaaccgtttctgcttgtgggCATTGGATAGGGTGGccaaatagtaggtttatacacgactgcaagcctctggaggatcctacaccttgaggttggtgggactccagaggcaccagcagcttcaaatacctgtttgctgctttgtaatggcattttagcatcggctttcttaatctgatgaatttgtctggcagaagccttcctcattatgcctttatctgcacaaacccatctgtgctctgaatcagccacaaatttcttcacagtatgttaatcatgattaattttcgtgaaatatctaatgttttcattccttgtccagggcattacactatttgacactttttggcagcagagagatcctttttctttcccatattgcttgaaacctgtggcctgcttaataatgtggaaatgTGCATTCTGAGgttcttattttaaaaaaaataacggTTAGCATTATGAAGGTTGTTCAAAAACataattatgctctaatggctgatgacttgaaaaatactctgtcatttgcataaatatttgggaaaataagagaaggatgtcatttgcttaataatgtggaaagtgggGTATTTTCTACGGAGTTATGCTACTGACATAGCTTATGCGGCAAACAGAGCTTCAGTATGTAAGCTATGCTGTCTGTGTCAGAATATTTTTAGAGGACatgttttcctgtaagcagtctgtttactctgctttaatAAACACACTGTAATCAAGTTTTGCAGGTTAGGtttatgacttttaacttttagtatcctaacccttaacagaagtttaatcccattttattttgaacgTTTTagtttctgttctgagatatacgccgactcagatgaatggtctgtgagagtggtaGTCAGAGATATCCGGTCAGCAGCCAGACTGTGTTGGCAAAAAGTCTGAAAATTACAGCTTGTTTAGAACGCAGCAGCCAGAGTTTTAACAAGAATCAAGAACTGTGAAAATATAACTCCACTCCCTAAACTCTGCATTGGCTTCCTGTTTCTttcaaaattgattttaatgttCATTGTTCAATGGTTTTAATATCTTTACAAAACCTTGCTCGTGCATACATTACAGACTGCAGGATATTATCAGTCATATATCGGTATCCCAGATATTatcttaaaaaggcaaatattagCATTGGAAGTATATAAAATTTGTGTTGATATATAAAGCCAATATTTTGACCGGGAATATCAACACATATCGACtgttgatttttgccatttgtactAATAAGTTTGAGAAGTTTGacgctggaccaacagacctacgcCAGCTGAGGTCTTTTACTTTGTTCATTCTCAATCTTttgactttaaagtgtgttttacgTACTCATGTTTGTTTCTTGGCTCATCCTTAcacattaaaatgtgttcaaaggactgaagttttaggtctgaaatacatGTTTGAATATCAGTATCGATACTGGCTAAAATTAATCTACAAATATCCACATATCTGACATTGACAAAAGATTTTGTGCATCCCTCTCATAgacctttccttttttttccctgccAGATTTTTCAGGCCCTTGAATGCTTCTCAAGTGATCAAGAGATCCAAACAAGTACTGGGGAGGGAGCTTTCTGGGGGGTTTGCCACAAAACTTTGGAACTTACTGCCTCTGGACATTATATTGATGAGCTCTCTGGGTGTTTtcaaaagtaaatgaaaactCATCTTTTTAATCTGGCTTTTAATTTGGAGTGATTTTACAACCTCAGTCTGTTTTTAAGTTGTTGTATCATTCAGTCTTATCCAACTTTCAtatattattaatttaaatgttcCTGAAAACTTTATCCTTTTTAAACATtgtttaattgtattttttttatgttttactaATTCaggaaatgtttatttcatttcttttttctttactaATTTGATTACTTATTCCTTGTTACAgtcttttaagattttattcatTGTTGTCAATTTTTGTAGTGTTTCctgtctgcctgttttttgtGAAGCAGTTTGGACTCCATGCTTTTATGTATAAAAAGTGCTACATAAAAAAAGTTAAGTTGAAATGAGGAGAGCATCGGGGTGAAAAAGGCGCATAACGTGGCACTACTTCGCACTGTATTGTCAGAGGAAAAAGAGGTGATTTTGTTGTCGACTCTTGTGTTGCATACTGTTAGGAAGTGCTGTTAAACCTctaaaaaaaagtggtagagGCTGTTCTTGTCTTGGCAGAAAAAAACTCACCTGACCCCTCATTACGGCTACTTGTTTGTGGAACTGTCCTCTGTCGAAACCAGGATCCTTCTGTAAGACACAGTAAACcacataaatatgaaatatgtttttaataaagccacagatcACAGTCATCCCCTCCCTCAtcatttcctttatttctgcatcgttcagtatttattttcattcatttctgcTTCCATTTCTCACCCTTTTCTAACATTTCCCTTGCTGCCATTATTCCAGTGACATTATGATAAGTGGACTAAACAATTAAACATCTGCATCCTCACTAGTCAGCACCAGAACtactagtcagttaaactaattattaaTTTTCCACAATGCTGGGTAAATGTTTTGTCTAAGATATAAATCAAACACTACAAATGTAATGCTGTAGCTCTGGTTCATGGACCTACTCTCCCTCTCTAATGCTCAGATGCCAACTTCAACTTTACTATCCCCTGAGGGAAATTTGCTTGGCAGCCAGATAAAaccataaaacacagaaaacacaatcacacaaactCAGTCAGAAGGAACActgaaatacataaatacaaGAACACACTTAAGGACAACTGAAAGCAAAACCATCCAAAAAAACCCCATCATCAGACATCAGAAGTGAAACTAAAACACTTCAATAATGTCTTGAGCCTGATTGGTACCTCTGTATCAGATCTATGCTGTTTATGTAGCCCTGAACCGAAGTGGAAACCTTTGTGCATAGTCCAACGTGCACCTTCTCAAATACGGAACGACTggtcaaaacaacaacacaggaccAGCACTATGGGCACTGTGCTGGTCCTCTAGGTAGCATTATGTGACAGCCAGTCTCTTTGTTATGTCTacagcagtgattttcaaaattttttttttgaccatggcACACCCAAGAACAAGCCAAAACCTCATGGTACACCGTCTTCAGAGCTACAGAGTTTACGTCTGTTTCTGTGATCTCAGTTAATACTACAACCCACTTCTCTGACTCATCATGATCTTAAAACAAGCAACTGGTGACTTAAAACAGaactttaaacagttttgatgAATCACTGCAGTGCTGGGCTAAGGACAAACTGAGTCAATCCAATACAGCATGTAGCATATGTTAAAGCCCctgacaggctgacagagatgCTCAGTTATTGTGcttcattttaatcaaataagcATAAGTGGGTGATGTTCGGTTAGTAACCTGACTGGCTGTATAATGCAAGAGCGAAACATGTTGATGACTGAACTCGGACTGAGCCGTTTTCTGTCACACATCACTCTGCTATGCCAACGGTAGTATCAGTTATGTAAACTACAATGTAGCGCATTTCAACTAGTGATGTCAGTGTCGCAGAAATTCATTCTGTGGCTAAAATGTACCATGACGTAAAATTGGACCATGAGGTATAAACTAGGTTTTGAGAGTAGCGCAAGTCAAACACTAAACCCAATCAACATGTAATACCATGGCACAGGTATGTAGACGTTAGCCTGCAGGGAGGACTAAAGGCTGCTGGTGCTAGCACTGTTAAAAGGTAGCCACACTATGGAAACCAATTTAATATAATTTCCCAGCAGATTAAGGCATGCCGCATAAAGACACACTTTAGTGGGAGAATGTGATGGGATATTATAACATATACACTTCATGCAATGCAGTTTTGGACCAAATTTAACTGTGTTGAATGAATCATGctcaatttgacttttttgtgtgttttcctaCCTTTAGACTTGCCAACAGGtctaaatttaaatcaaattcttCATCTACTTTCCCTATTTAATCAACAGGAAAACTGTTGGCTATAAACGTCACTAGTTAATAGCTCTTCAGTCTGCAGGAAACACATAACCAAAGTCCCTTTATACCTTGAATAATTCGTACAAGTCCTCCTCCAGGTCTTTGATGAAGTTTGGGTCGGAGAGTTTGGGCAGGACCAGCTCTCGGATTTCCTGGGAGAAGGGAACTTTGGCCTGGGAAAGCCATGCCCAGTAGAATGGATCTGGTGATTGGAAAAAATAAGGCTTAGGCTTAACAACAATACAGATAGCTAAACTATGGTGCTAAATTTGGGGATTTTACAGCAGTTTCAACTGGATGCACAGTGGTAAGAACAAGTAACAGTTCCTTAACacatgcagaaagagagagagaatgcagtaattggttaaaaaaatacagcattgTGCTTACAGGCTCTCCAGGAATCAGGGTGTTTGAGAGGAAAAGCAAGACCATTGTCAATAGCTGCCAGCTTGATGATGGGATCCTTCACTACCACCCAGTCTGTGTCCTAAAGAGGTGACCATAAAGGAATATAATGAACACTTACCCAGTCACTGAGGtcagcattttaaaacaaatataagtCAAAACTATGGCTGTGTCCTTACCCTGTTCCCCACTGGGTCCATGGGGCAGTCGTACTTCAGCAACCAGTTGTCATTCCCCCGGtctataaaaacaacaacaaaaggagTAAGACACAAGTCTCTATTAAGACCAGAGTGAGACACTTGAGCTGGTTAACTACATGCCTGTGTTTCTGATGATGTAATCAAGGACGACGAGTCGCTCAAACTGCAGCTGAAGTTGACGATTGGTGTTTTCAGGTAAAGGCTCAGCTTCAAACTTTCGCAGCCAGAAATCTGCATCTTTGTACCCGTCAACGAAGAGCTGAAAGGAACCGACCTGGTGGGAAACAGATCAGAGACATCATGACACAAAACACTTATTTTGAATACATCTGGgtcatgtgattttttttttagattgtcAAGTTATTGGCCTTCATGCATGACAGTGAGCAAAGGAAAATTACTCTATACAATTGACATGgcctttt
Coding sequences within:
- the pi4k2a gene encoding phosphatidylinositol 4-kinase type 2-alpha; this translates as MDETSPLVSPLRDSGEFSYCPTEPTSPRGAFGSTPGSVVRIPAGSPALSRERQPLLDRDRGSSPREPHRNEFPEDPEFREIIRKAERAIEEGIYPERIYQGSSGSYFVKDSQGKIIGVFKPKNEEPYGQLNPKWTKWLQKLCCPCCFGRDCLVLNQGYLSEAGASLVDQKLELNIVPRTKVVFLASETFNYSAIDRVKSRGKRLALEKVPKVGQRFHRIGLPPKVGSFQLFVDGYKDADFWLRKFEAEPLPENTNRQLQLQFERLVVLDYIIRNTDRGNDNWLLKYDCPMDPVGNRDTDWVVVKDPIIKLAAIDNGLAFPLKHPDSWRAYPFYWAWLSQAKVPFSQEIRELVLPKLSDPNFIKDLEEDLYELFKKDPGFDRGQFHKQVAVMRGQILNLCQALKDAKTPLQLVQMPPVIVETARAPQRANSESYTQSFQSRRPFFTWW